The genomic window CCATAACATGGTACTTGCAACTTGACAAAATGGACCTCACATGGACATGTTCTTTGTGAGCATGTGCACAAACGgtgtctgtttttgtgtgtgtttgtgtgtgtgaacacagaggagccagatggtgatcttaaaacacaagcaacacaaggaccagcaaaaataataataataataatattcgaTATTCACGATATTCAcaatattttcacattttccatcATCGTCAAAATTCTTGCGACATTATCGCTAATATtcgatatatcgcccagccctaataTGAAACATCCATCAAAGTCTTGGTTTGGTCAGCACAATAAATAATGTGATATTATGAGTCAAGGACTGAAACCAAAGAATAAACCTATGAATGTGCTCATGTTCACACATGGTGTTATATATAATAGCAGAGTAATAGTTCATCTGTTTGATATGACTTCTCATTGAGGAATAAGTGTTAGTTGAAGAGTGGACATCCTGTTGTTGTCTACGGTGcttctataaagcacagccttcAATAAAATGTGCTTCTTCAATTACAAACTACAGTTTTTTTCCAAGTGCTTTCAAGCATATTGAAACTATCTAGGAACATGGCAAAAGGCCAAGTTCAGGATGTTCTGTGGGTAAAAGAAAATACCTTAATGTTCGTCTCTGCATGAAACaatgttttagaacaaaaagaaACCTAACGAGAGAAACTTGGAGCGAAGCATCCATATGAAGGAATCTGGTTAATCAAAGAAAAGCATTCTCCAGCAAATAAAAACTCTTGCATTTACGTGCCAAAAACGACCAAACAAATGAAGGCGCTGGAGAGGTCAGTAAAGTGTTTTGGCTTTCATCTCCGCGTGCTGAAGTGTGCAACAAAATCCGTTCTAAAGGAAAATAATGTCCGAAGCTGAGCGATAACACCCCAGGTTTAATGACTGAGAAAACTGTGAACAATACTCAAGCCCTCCAAACTGCCATCCATGAATGTTCTAGACCAAATCCTTTTTTCTCTGCCATTTGGTTTTCAATCCAAAAATCGTAGCCTACCTTGTTTCTGTTTACATAGTTTACAGTGAACTTCATCTCTGGTTGTAGGTTCCTGAGGCGGATCTCTCTGGAAGACTGAGCGTATGTGTGCGCCACCATGGGGGACTGGAACTTGCTGGGGAAGTTGCTGGAGAGTGCCCAGGAACATTCCACAGTCGTGGGCAAAGTCTGGCTGACCGTGCTGTTCATCTTCCGCATCCTGGTTCTCGGGACCGCGGCGGAGAAGGTGTGGGGTGACGAACAGTCCGGATTCACCTGCGACACCAAGCAGCCCGGTTGTCAGAACGTCTGCTATGACAAAACTTTTCCCATCTCTCACATTCGCTTCTGGGTGCTGCAGATCATCTTCGTGTCTACGCCCACGCTCATCTACCTGGGACACATACTGCACCTGGTGCGCATGGAAGAAAAGCACAAGCAGAAGGAACAACCCCATCTGACGATTAGCAACGACAAGCAACAGCTGCTGCCGGGGACCAAGGCCAAGAAGGCTCCTGTTAGGGACGAACAGGGCCGGATCCGTCTGCAGGGGGTCCTGCTCCGCACGTACGTCTTCAACATCATCTTCAAGACTCTGTTTGAGGTGGGCTTTATCGTAGCTCAGTACTTACTGTACGGCTTTGAGCTGAAGCCGCTGTACACATGCAACCGCTCTCCCTGCCCTAACGTGGTCAACTGTTACATCTCCCGTCCGACGGAAAAGACCATTTTCATCATCTTCATGTTAGCGGTGGCCTGCGTCTCACTGCTGCTTAATCTAGTGGAGATTTACCATCTGGGTTTCACCAAGTGTCGCCAGGGCCTCCGCTACAAACGGTCTCAGGCCGCGTCGGAAGCGGCATCCAAGACCGCTAGCGAGACTGTTGTACCATTTGTTCCCAGGTATAATTACTTCCCCAGTCATCACCAGGCTTCTGAGCCGTACCACTCTGACAAATACAGCCTGACTGAACCAGACTCTACCTACCACCCCTACAACAGCAAGGTGGCTTACAAGCAGAACAGAGATAACCTGGCCGTGGAGAGGAACAGTAAACCGGAAGGGGGTGACATGAAGCAGGCCAGGTCCAGCCCTGTTCTGGGAGTACCTGAAGAGAATCAACGACGAACGAGTCGATCAAGCAAGCACAGCAACAACAAGACAAGACTCGATGATCTTAAGGTCTAAGTTTCCTCAAAGAGTGACATGTTTAAATTGTCTACGCCTTAACTtctctcatgaaaatcttaCCCAGATTAGGATGCATGATGTAGACCTGTTTCAAGATTAGTTTCATTTTGTACATAATTTACTTGAATTGAAGAAGCATTCTAAAGCAAATGTTTGAGGAATTAACCTAGAAAAGTAGCTAGAATCAGTTGTCAACACCGGCTTGTCTAGAACTGCCTTGTTTTATATTGTTTACTTGATTAGGTAGTCCATAATGTCCTTATTTCTTGAATACGGAACAGAATCTGCACACTGTTTGAATCAACagcagttttcttttttttaaacataaatCCCGCAATGACAGAAGTGGACCCAACTGTTCACACCAGAGTAGGTTGGACAGAAACCAAATTCAACTGTCCCATTAGAGCTGAAAGTCTGAATGTTTCAGGAGATATTGAAGACAAATGACACATTTTGACCGAAAGCGCTTCCGTTGTCCTAACTGTCCAACGTGATTGGTTCAACATCAAATGAATCACATGAAATCAGATTTGTATCTGTGTATAGGTTAATACTATTGTCCGGAATCAAGTCTGCATAACAACGTTTTTGCATTTGCCTGTATGCAACAGTACAGATTAAACTGATTTAATAACGGCTTTGTGGATTgttataaacaaaacaaaaaaatatatggatTTCTGAATCCTCTCACTTCACAAAACGATGTAAACTCATTGTTGTAAAGACATTTGAAAAACATGACAAtgaacaataaaacatttttaaaaggtTCAAGGTTGATGTGGTTTAATGAATGGCAACATCTGTTTTACGattaaataaaacaacaacTAAAGCAGGTGAAAGGTTATTACTGTACAGGTATTCATTTCCATAGACTGTCCTTTCTCAGTGCAGATTTGAAACTTAACTGTTTGATAATATACAGTGCCATCAATTATATAGTTACAAATCTGCTTTGGAATGAAAAGGAAACCAGTATTGCATTTAATTTTCATTTTAAATAAATGAATTTTAAGTAAAATGCTGTTCTCTATAAAAATGTGTAATAAAAATAGATCTCCAATACAATATAAACAAATGATCCAATCCCACAACGTCTACCTTCCTTCTCTTCCAAACCACGGCACACACAACACGCGCTGTTCCAAACTGTCACCAAAACAACTTGTCTGTTTGTTATTTGGGTAGAACATGGTGGCATTTGACATGTACAAAGTATAAAGTACAGTTTTCTTGTAAAAACATAAATTGTGGTTCAACTACCTTAGTGTGACATTATTCACTAGTGAAAACCTAGAGGAAGATCAGGGAGCTTCTCAGGTAAGCATGTGGGCCAGAGGGGCTACACAAGATGCCACTAAAACAATAACAAAACTACCATCCACTGGCCCCGGGAAACACTTCCCTCCTCACTGccctgattaaaataaactCAAGTGACTAAACCATAACACGGTGTCATTACATTTCCCAAGTTACTACAAATGGTGTTAGTACTGTATCTTGCCAAAGAAACGGAAAAAGAAGTCTGGCACCTTTTGTACCACAAGCGTATCCCCAGTGCTGTGTGACTGTTCAGTCCACGTTGCGCTGTCCTGAGGGCTCCCCAGAAATGTCCCTCACGGCCAGGATGCGGTTCAGCAGGACTCCGAGCATTCCCCTGGACATGGGCGTCTCGGAGTACCACAGGTCGCTGTCGATGGTGCAGGTTCTCTCCGGAAGCAGGTAGATGGAGGTGGAACTGCTGAGCACGGCGTTGGGGCTGCgggaacagaacacacaccggGACTTTAGTCGGCATTGAAGTACACAACAAGTAACACTTTGGGGTTACTGTGTGTTCTTCCTGTCTGCAGGGCTGGCCTGGTTCTCACCATTTAGAGAGGTAGAACTCGAAGAACTTGACTGGGCATCTGAGGGGGTTCATGcggttctcctcctgctccagttCCTCCTCGTCTTCTCGTTTCCTTTTACCCAGGGTGCACTCTGTtcaagaaaaacacaacaaGCTAAAAGAGGCTTTGTTGTCCACTTTTAAGACGTTCTAAGACAATTATTCCTTTTTCCTCCAGATGGACGTTATGATTAGGCTGTAAatgggggcaggtggaggactGAGGTAGGACACATCTGTGAGTGTGAAGCAAACACTCTTAACATGCCAGAACACACTGACAGTTAAGTCGTGCGTTCCCGTGGAGATGGGGGGCCCGGTGATAGTGACCGTTTCCTGCCGCGGTCTCTCCCAGCCCGAGGCTTCTCCTGCCGGCAGCACGGGGTcggggtgtgagtgtgcagagAGCGGAGACGCccctccctgcatctccctggCTGAGGGCAGCCCTTCACACagaccccctccctgctggtgTATTAATAGctctcagacacactcagaATAGAACGGTGACTAAACCAGGGGGAAGGCAACCAAAACTTCCATCTCCTGCATCAACAGCACCAGGTCGTGTTTGTAAGAGTCAGACAAGCagccacacagacaccaacacgAGGGAGGAAGAGGTTTACAACTGGCAGGCCCAaggcctctctcatcccccccaacACCGAGCAGACAGTACACCCCAGTCCAGCCATATCCCTTCTCCAACTGTTTCAACCTGACCTGGAAAAAACACCAAACAATATAGGAGACACTGATATCCAGTCAGGGACAGGGGCAGACTCAGCCTGACTCAGCCTGACTCAGCCTGACTCCAGTCAGGGACAGCCTGACTCAGCCTGACTCCAGAATAGGGACAGCCTGACTCAGCCTGACTCCAGAATAGGGACAGCCTGACTCAGCCTGACTCCAGAATAGGGACCGCCTGACTCAGCCTGACTCCAGTCAGGGACAGCCTGACTCAGCCTGACTCCAGAATAGACACGGGTTCTGCTCCAGTAGGAGCCTGTCCGTAAACATCCAGACATATCAGGGATTCCAACGTATAGGTTTTAAATAAACGTCTGGCACCCTGAACATTTCACAAGCGCTGCAGCCCTGTCCACTAGGCTGCACAGCTCATTAGCACcacgttagggttagggttcctcATCTACAGAGGAACTTGTGGTGTTAACACCTAAACGGTTAGTTTAAGACATTTATGTTCAGGGTTGTTGGGGCCGCAGTTATTATCCAATAACTGCCGTGACACCAGCCGTGTGTCGTCCCTTCCTGGTCCACACATCTGAGAGGACAGGTGACCCCGCTGGGCCTCATGGTCGGGGTCAGGGGTTGTGACCCCCCAAGcccgggtcagaggtcatggagAGACTTCTACTCAGCTAGCAGGGGTTAAAATGTATCAGGATCAGACTGGCTGGAGGGTCCTTCGCATCTGAGGCAAACCGTCTGAAGGATTACGTTTGATTTATTTTCTAGCTTTTAATATTTTGTATTATTGATACCACAGTTGGAGAGAGTTGGAAAACAGGAGGAAAGAGTGAAGGGGCTCATccgtaccccccctcccccatcaccccccccctccccatcacccccccccccccctcccccatcacccccccccccctcccccatcacacacatcccctctcaCCTCTGCTGGTGTGTTTCTTGTAGCGTGTGCGGGGGCGATAGCACACGCTGGCCAGCCTGGTGGCGGCGTGGCCCGCGGGGCCCTTCTTGGTCCTGCGGACGACGTTGTCGAAGGACAGCTGCATGTGCTGCTCCACCGTGCGCAGGTGGAAGAACTTGGTGTTGAAGAACATGAGCGTGTTGAGAAGCACGAAGGGAGAGTACACGCCCAGCTGCTTACACTCCCAGAGGTGCTCCTCCACAACACGGGACACGTGATCACCTGGAGACAACATGCAGCCCACAGGTAagataggcagacaggcatCAGACAAGACAGGTAagataggcagagagacaggcaggcacataAACAAACTTCTAACTGAACCACATATAGGTATATTATTTTATGAGCCTGAGAAAcatactgtgcaaaagtcttaggctcaaaaaaaaaaattacgcaAAAATACTTCAACAAataattgtttttgttgtttttgacaATTTTCATGTAAAAGAATGTTGGGTGCCTAACAGCTGTGCATGGTACAGCACATGAATGAAGATCTGTACATCTGGGAAGGTGTCATGATACCGTCTGTGTTGAGCAGAGGAACCCAGCCACTGAGGACCCCATCCAGCTGCCTGGCAAAGCCGCTGTACAGCTGGTCCGTGAAGATGTTGACCATGCGGTTGTTTTCAAGGAGGAACTGCAAAACATACAAAAACCCTTGACTGAAAAGTTTGGGTTGAAAATAAACATACACCTTAACGCATGACTGAGAAGTTCactccaaaaaaaacaaacatataataCAAGCAGCTTGATCTGAGCTACGTTTTAATAAGTGCGTATGTTGCTGTGTGCCTGGCTCCTGGCTGGCTGCCGGCTGGTCGTACCTGCTGGATGCCCAGACACAGATAAAACACGCTGTGAGGCTGGAAGCACGGCCCTCTGGGAGTCACTATGTCCTGGACAAACTGGGACAGGCCTTGGTTCAGCTCCGACGGAGAGCAGGACAAAAGATCCTCCTTCAGATCAATGGGGTTCTCTGGACAGGAGACAAATAATAAGAGGTCATTTTAATATctaatatataaaaaaactgGACTCTTTTTAAAGGCCTGTTAGACCtggacaaaataaataaatattaaagtcattttatttttttgccctGCTTTTTCCTCCGAGGCCTGTTCGGGCCtgtaccccccaaaaaataaatagtaataattttatttttttgccctGTTTTTTTTCAACAGGCCTGTACTAAAAACGacaacaaaaataaacattttaaatttttattattactattttccAAGCATTGACCAAAAAATTGTGACACGTAATCTGACCTTTTCTGTTGTCACCTCCAGAGCGCTGGCTCTCCACCCAGGCCCTCCAGGCCTGCACCCCACAGGAGCTGTCCAGCCCAGGGCCTGGAGCGTGGCTGTCCAGGGGGTCCCGGACAGCCACGCCCGACATAGCCTGCCGCTTCGAACCCTGTCACACAGAGAAGCTGTGGTTAGGTGTGCTCGAAGACGACCCATTcatctgaatcaggtgtgttgaagcaggaaaacatgtaaaacatgcaggacaggagaggcccTGAGGAACACAGTGGAACACCACAGGTCTAAACAGACCCTCTTCACACACTGTAGAGAAAGGGAACCTCATTTGACACTGGAAGATGAAGTTAGATACCAGAACACACTGGTGGTCAGAGTGAATACCTTGAGGACCACGACATTAGGGCTCTCCTCTGGTGTGTCTGATGGAAGCTCTGCTGCTCCACCGTCAGAGGGTCCGTCAGCGTGCACCCCCTcgggagctgggagagagatagagagagatagagagagagagagagagagagagagagatagagagagagatagagagagagatagagagagagagagagatagagagagagagagagagagatagagagagagagagagatagagatagagagagagatagagatagagagagagatagagagatagagagatagagagagagagagatagagagagagagatagagagatagagatagagagagatagagatagagagagagagagagagagaggggtaagaaTAGACCTCACCGCCACCTCACAACATCCCTGGCCAGGAGGTGACATCGGGGTCAAGGCCCGTTTGGCACTTGGCGACCCGACGTTTACATATTTCCCATTCCTGGTGGTGAACAGCTGCAGGAACATGCCTGTGAGGAGCTGGTCAGCAGAGCCAGGCTCAGACAGCAAGTCGTCCACgtccaggtcagaggtcagcaggGCCTGGGGGGCCGGCACaggctcctcttcctgctccgcaTCACGGCTCCCACCTAGGAACACAAACACGACAAGATAAACAGTCCTGTAGTGGTTGCCCTAGGTGAGCCTAGCTTGCCTGGAAATGCCactgtgaggagagacagagggactcACCACTGGGGTCGACACAGAGGCTGGCCtcgccctcagcctctccccgaGCCTCGTCCTCAGCCTCGCTGGTGATGTCAGCCTCgccctcagcctcagcctcgcTGGTGATGTCAGCCTCGCCTTCAGCCTCACTGGTGATGTCAGCCTCgccctcagcctcagcctcgcTGGTGATGTCAGCCTCGCCTTCAGCCTCGCTGGTGATGTCAGCCTCgccctcagcctcagcctcgcTGGTGATGTCAGCCTCgccctcagcctcagcctcgcTGGTGATGTCAGCCTCGCCTTCAGCCTCAGCCTCGCTGGTGATGTCAGCCTCGCCTTCAGCCTCACTGGTGATGTCAGCCTCGCCCTTAGCCTCGCCCTCAGCAGTGATGTCAGCCTCAGCCTCGCCCCCAGCCTCGCCCCCAGCCTCGCCCCCAGCCTCGCCCCCAGCCtcgcccccagcctctccctcagcctcgcCCTCAGCCTCGCCCTCAGCGGTGATGTCAGCCTCCGCCGGCTCGTACGGCAGgctgagcttcagctccttgatGGTCTCCATGATCTGGTCCAGCGTGCTGGGCAGGAACACCGGCAccgggagctggaggagcaggacaCACTCAGTACATACAAGCGGCTTTAAGAGTTCAGAGTAACACCTTCAATCTATATGAAGGAAACTCACGGGCAGGGGCCAGGCCAGGGTGATGGGACTGGACTGACAGTACATCTGCAGAGGCAGGGGAACGTACACAGGCACAGGGATGGGCAACACTAGGGGCGGAGCCAGCAGGTAGTCATCTGAAACATAGACAACAACGTATACAACATGTTAACACAGCAGTGAACGCAATTCTTACACAAAGGCATCAGGTGAGGTTCAGCACGATATGGAAACCAACTGTCACTTCACGACTGACAGAGAAACACTGAGCATCCTGATCACCTGTCTGGCAGCTCTGGGTCTTGGTCTCAGGTTTACAGGAGATGGCGATGGTTTCCACCATGGGCTTGCACATGGACGACTTGTTCTTCTGGGACgtggggggaggagcgagggaggaaacagctgcagtttcaggccTGGACGTAGACCTCAGCCTTGCAGGAGTCTGCGTCTGAAACATTCCCAAGAACACACCGTAGGGTAAAGCACCCGTGTATGTGGCGTACGCTGAGAAATCACGATCCTTGCTAACAGTGCTGTTCATTGTTGGTGTTGTGGAACAGGAActaaataaaaattaaaaaaagactCACTTCACTTTTCCTGGTAGCAGCAGGGGGGGACTTGGGTCCTGGGGGGAAGCCTGTAGGGCCAGTAAACATATAGAATTTTAACAGCCAATTAGTGAGGGAGCCTAACATGTGTTTACACTTTACAGGTCTGTGGGAGATGACCAGTCCTCCCAGTATCCTGTCAAACAGAGACTACGTCAAAACCCTGCAACTCAAACGACCAAGCCCTGAGTGACATATCATTCAAATGTTTCAGGAAGATACGTGTGTCGGACTGCACCGGAGTTTCATATGAATGGAGTTGATTGGGACCCAAAGCGTAAGGCAAAATGGGACATTCATTTAGACATGTTGATGGTGTATCAGGACCTTGAGGGCTGGGCTGGTTGTGCTGGCTGCAGAAGTAGAGCAGGCACTG from Osmerus eperlanus chromosome 19, fOsmEpe2.1, whole genome shotgun sequence includes these protein-coding regions:
- the gja2 gene encoding gap junction protein, alpha 2 encodes the protein MGDWNLLGKLLESAQEHSTVVGKVWLTVLFIFRILVLGTAAEKVWGDEQSGFTCDTKQPGCQNVCYDKTFPISHIRFWVLQIIFVSTPTLIYLGHILHLVRMEEKHKQKEQPHLTISNDKQQLLPGTKAKKAPVRDEQGRIRLQGVLLRTYVFNIIFKTLFEVGFIVAQYLLYGFELKPLYTCNRSPCPNVVNCYISRPTEKTIFIIFMLAVACVSLLLNLVEIYHLGFTKCRQGLRYKRSQAASEAASKTASETVVPFVPRYNYFPSHHQASEPYHSDKYSLTEPDSTYHPYNSKVAYKQNRDNLAVERNSKPEGGDMKQARSSPVLGVPEENQRRTSRSSKHSNNKTRLDDLKV